In a single window of the Cucumis melo cultivar AY chromosome 11, USDA_Cmelo_AY_1.0, whole genome shotgun sequence genome:
- the LOC103501905 gene encoding uncharacterized protein LOC103501905 isoform X2, whose protein sequence is MNSCYQGMNSDFAEICNREIGIVPSRNFSRRFIASETNVKQLNLEHKLNGHNGCVNAVEFNSTGDLLVSGSDDCKVILWDWAINSKRFSYPSGHLDNIFQTKIMPFTDDQKIVTSAADGKVRLGQVLGDGRVITQMLGEHQGSVHELAVEPGSPHMFYSCGEDGLVQHFDLRNTSARKLFYCTTFAERSKHPPKTVELNAIAIDPRNPNFFALGGSDEYARLYDLRNCRGDVTSSNRVVDTFCPHHLIQTNNFHITGLAFSNSSELLITYSDELIYLFQKNMGLGPSPLTVSSENLLRELKRPQVYSGHRNSATVKGVNFFGPNAEYIVSGSDCGHIYIWKKKGAVLVKLMLGDHDVVNHIEPHPHLPILATCGIENNIKIWTPMASDVPPLPDDMEQVISPLYGHCRYDNGVQ, encoded by the exons ATGAATTCTTGTTATCAAGGAATGAACTCTGACTTCGCTGAAATTTGCAACAGAGAAATCGGTATTGTTCCATCAAGAAACTTCTCTCGCAGATTCATTGCTTCAGAG ACTAATGTAAAACAGCTGAATCTTGAACACAAGTTAAATGGTCACAATGGCTGTGTAAACGCCGTCGAGTTTAACTCCACTGGCGATCTTCTTGTGTCCGGTTCCGATGACTGCAAAGTCATACTCTGGGATTGGGCGATAAATTCTAAGAGGTTTTCGTATCCTTCTGGTCACCTCGACAACATATTCCAAACCAAAATTATGCCCTTCACTGATGATCAGAAAATAGTAACTTCAGCTGCGGATGGAAAG GTAAGACTTGGGCAAGTCTTGGGTGATGGCAGAGTTATTACCCAAATGTTAGGGGAGCATCAAGGCTCTGTTCATGAACTTGCTGTGGAGCCTGGAAGCCCTCACATGTTTTACAGCTGCGGCGAAGACGGTCTTGTGCAGCAT TTCGATTTACGCAATACTTCTGCAAGAAAACTTTTCTATTGCACCACCTTTGCCGAAAGAAGCAAGCATCCTCCTAAGACTGTTGAACTGAACGCCATTGCAATTGACCCAAGAAATCCAAATTTCTTTGCATTGGGTGGTTCAGATGAATATGCACGCTTGTATGATTTGAGGAATTGCCGAGGTGATGTTACAAGTTCCAATAGAGTTGTTGATACTTTCTGTCCACACCATTTGATCCAAACTAACAATTTCCACATCACGGGATTGGCTTTCTCAAATTCGAGTGAGCTGCTAATAACTTACAGTGACGAGCTTATTTATCTGTTTCAGAAGAATATGGGGCTAGGCCCCTCACCATTGACTGTCTCGTCCGAGAATTTGTTGCGGGAACTTAAACGGCCACAGGTTTACTCTGGACACAGAAACTCAGCAACAGTTAAAGGGGTGAATTTCTTTGGCCCTAATGCAGAATATATTGTGAGTGGCTCCGATTGTGgtcatatatatatttggaagAAGAAGGGAGCTGTACTTGTGAAGTTAATGTTGGGTGATCATGATGTCGTAAATCATATCGAGCCCCATCCACACCTGCCTATTCTTGCTACGTGTGgcattgaaaataatataaaaatttggACCCCCATGGCTAGTGATGTT
- the LOC103501906 gene encoding V-type proton ATPase subunit a1: MEEFLDNIPPMDLMRSEKMTFVQLIIPVESAHRAISYLGELGILQFRDLNVDKSPFQRTFVNQVKRCAEMSRKLRFFKDQISKAGVLASTRPILQEHIELEDLEIRLADHEHELIEMNSNSEKLRQSYNELLEFKMVLQKASVFLVSSNSHSVSEERELNENVFLNDSYVEDGSLLEQEIRPGPSNQSGLRFICGIICKSKVLRFERMLFRATRGNMLFNQAQADVQIVDPISMEMVEKTVFVVFFSGEQARNKVLKICEAFGANCYPVPEDVTKQRQITREVSSRLTELEATLDAGIRHRNEALASIGFHLIKWMNMVRREKAVYDTLNMLNFDVTKKCLVGEGWCPIFAKTQIQEALQRATFDSSSQVGIIFHVMDTVESPPTYFRTNRLTNAFQEIVDAYGVARYQEANPAVYTVITFPFLFAVMFGDWGHGICLLLGALVLIARESKLNNQKLGSFMEMLFGGRYVLLLMSLFSIYCGLIYNEFFSVPYHIFGASAYKCRDNSCSDAHTVGLVKFRDPYPFGVDPSWRGSRSELPFLNSLKMKMSILLGIAQMNLGIILSYFNARFTGSSIDIRYQFVPQVIFLNSLFGYLSLLIVIKWCTGSQADLYHVMIYMFLSPFEDLGENELFWGQRPLQIILLMLAIVAVPWMLFPKPFILKKMHTERFQGRTYGMLGTSEIDLEVEPDSARQHQEDFNFSEIFVHQMIHSIEFVLGAVSNTASYLRLWALSLAHSELSTVFYEKVLLLAWGYDSFVVRLIGLAVFSFATAFILLMMETLSAFLHALRLHWVEFQNKFYHGDGHKFKPFSFASIDEDED, from the exons ATGGAAGAGTTCCTAGACAATATACCTCCCATGGATCTGATGCGTTCCGAGAAGATGACTTTTGTTCAGCTCATTATCCCTGTTGAGTCCGCTCATCGAGCCATTTCATATCTTGGCGAGCTTGGCATCCTTCAATTTAGAGAT TTAAACGTGGACAAAAGTCCTTTCCAGAGAACCTTTGTTAACCAG GTAAAGCGATGTGCAGAGATGTCAAGGAAGCTAAGATTTTTCAAAGATCAAATCAGTAAAGCTGGTGTACTGGCATCTACACGCCCAATTCTTCAAGAACATATAGAGCTAGAGGATTTAGAG ATACGACTGGCTGATCATGAGCACGAGCTGATTGAAATGAACTCTAACAGCGAGAAACTTCGACAGTCATATAATGAACTATTAGAATTCAAGATGGTATTGCAAAAG GCAAGCGTCTTTCTGGTGTCCAGTAATAGCCATTCAGTTTCTGAAGAAAGGGAGTTGAATGAAAATGTTTTCTTGAATGATAGCTACGTTGAGGATGGATCATTACTTGAACAG GAAATTAGACCTGGACCATCCAACCAATCTGGTTTGAGATTTATTTGTGGAATTATTTGTAAATCCAAAGTTCTTAGATTTGAAAGGATGTTGTTTCGAGCGACAAGGGGAAACATGCTTTTCAATCAGGCACAAGCAGATGTACAGATCGTGGATCCCATATCTATGGAAATG GTTGAGAAAACAGTCTTTGTTGTGTTTTTCTCTGGGGAGCAGGCTAGAAACAAAGTTTTGAAGATCTGTGAGGCTTTTGGAGCAAATTGCTATCCTGTTCCTGAAGATGTAACCAAACAGAGGCAGATAACTAGAGAA GTGTCATCTCGCCTCACGGAACTTGAGGCCACTTTAGATGCTGGGATCCGACACCGAAACGAGGCTCTTGCATCAATAGGGTTTCACTTGATTAAATGGATGAATATG GTAAGAAGGGAAAAGGCTGTATATGATACGTTAAACATGTTGAATTTTGATGTCACTAAAAAATGTCTTGTTGGAGAAGGATGGTGCCCCATCTTTGCAAAAACTCAG ATTCAAGAGGCACTACAGCGAGCAACATTTGATAGTAGTTCACAAGTGGGGATAATATTTCATGTGATGGATACAGTTGAATCCCCTCCTACATATTTTAGAACCAATCGTTTGACAAATGCTTTTCAAGAAATTGTTGACGCCTATGG TGTTGCTAGATATCAAGAAGCAAATCCTGCAGTTTACACTGTTATTACGTTTCCATTCCTATTCGCAGTGATGTTTGGGGATTGGGGTCATGGAATATGCTTGTTGCTTGGAGCTTTGGTTCTTATAGCTCGTGAAAGTAAGCTCAATAATCAG AAATTAGGAAGCTTTATGGAGATGCTATTTGGTGGCCGCTATGTCCTTCTTTTGATGTCCCTATTTTCAATTTATTGTGGGTTGATCTACAATGAGTTCTTTTCTGTTCCATATCATATCTTTGGTGCATCTGCTTACAAGTGTCGAGATAATTCATGCAG TGATGCCCACACTGTTGGCTTAGTTAAATTCCGCGATCCCTATCCATTTGGTGTTGACCCAAGCTGGCGTGGAAGTCGTTCAGAACTTCCTTTCCTGAACTCTCTTAAAATGAAGATGTCTATCTTGTTGGGTATAGCTCAAATGAACTTAGGGATCATATTGAGTTATTTTAATGCCCGTTTTACTGGAAGCTCAATCGATATCAG GTACCAGTTTGTACCACAAGTGATCTTCCTTAACAGCCTTTTTGGATATCTTTCTCTTCTCATTGTCATCAAGTGGTGCACTGGATCTCAAGCAGACCTCTATCATGTGATGATTTACATGTTTTTAAGCCCATTTGAGGATCTTGGTGAGAACGAATTGTTTTGGGGCCAAAGACCTCTTCAA ATTATATTGTTGATGTTGGCTATAGTTGCAGTGCCTTGGATGCTTTTTCCTAAACcctttattttgaaaaagatgCACACAGAG AGATTTCAAGGCCGTACTTATGGAATGCTTGGAACCTCTGAGATTGATCTTGAGGTGGAACCTGATTCAGCAAGGCAACACCAAGAGGACTTCAATTTTAGTGAGATTTTTGTTCACCAAATGATTCACTCCATAGAATTCGTCTTGGGTGCAGTTTCAAATACAGCATCGTATCTCCGACTTTGGGCTTTAAG CTTGGCACACTCAGAACTGTCAACAGTTTTCTATGAGAAAGTACTCCTCTTAGCTTGGGG GTATGACAGCTTTGTCGTTCGGCTGATTGGTTTAGCTGTTTTTTCGTTTGCAACTGCTTTCATACTTCTTATGATGGAGACCCTTAGTGCCTTCCTTCATGCCTTGCGTCTTCATTGGGTTGAGTTTCAAAACAAGTTCTACCATGGTGATGGCCACAAGTTCAAACCTTTTTCTTTTGCCTCCATCGACGAGGACGAGGATTAA